Proteins encoded together in one Deinococcus hopiensis KR-140 window:
- a CDS encoding MarR family winged helix-turn-helix transcriptional regulator has translation MDTPTLLERIRADWQRTEPALDPSPMLTFITLQRAAGVLGDAVEATALPVGLNHSSRDVLFTLHRSAGPDGLPASELANLLAVSPASVTGRVDRLEARGWVTRTLDPEDRRSWRIALTDAGRALVREHLPTHLAHERALLAVLNEAEVRQLETLLLRLIRGAEG, from the coding sequence ATGGATACCCCCACCCTTCTCGAACGGATCCGCGCCGACTGGCAGCGAACCGAGCCCGCTCTAGACCCCTCGCCCATGCTGACCTTTATCACCCTGCAGCGGGCGGCGGGGGTACTGGGCGACGCGGTGGAAGCCACCGCCCTGCCGGTGGGTCTGAATCACAGCAGCCGCGACGTGCTGTTCACGCTGCACCGCTCGGCCGGGCCGGATGGGTTGCCCGCCAGCGAATTGGCGAACCTGCTGGCCGTGTCGCCCGCCAGCGTGACGGGACGGGTGGACCGGCTGGAAGCGCGTGGGTGGGTCACCCGCACACTGGACCCCGAAGACCGCCGCTCGTGGCGGATCGCCCTCACGGACGCAGGGCGGGCCCTCGTGCGCGAACACCTGCCCACCCATCTCGCGCATGAACGGGCGCTGCTGGCTGTGCTGAATGAGGCGGAGGTGCGGCAACTGGAAACGCTGCTGCTACGGCTGATCCGGGGGGCGGAGGGGTAA
- the gatB gene encoding Asp-tRNA(Asn)/Glu-tRNA(Gln) amidotransferase subunit GatB has protein sequence MYRAVIGLEVHLQLKTRSKLFSACPAEYHGAEPNTFTDPLTLGLPGTLPTLNREAVDLALMFGLALNCDVSGFTQFHRKNYFYPDAPKNFQLSQYDRPIARDGFLDVTVPGGETSRVRIKRAHLEDDAGKLLHPTYAPYSLLDLNRAGSALIEMVTEADITGAEQARAFLEAVQAIAQSLGVSDATPEEGKMRCDVNLSLHKPGEPWGTKVEVKNLNSFRSVARAIEFETARQTRVLDAGGKITQDTLGWDEGGQKAFVMRTKEGEADYRYFPEPDLPPLNITPEWVERIRSQMPELPVQKRARYEAAGVRAGDAETLSLNVPLSRFYDEALSTSPTPDAQKLANWLLTDVAGFLAAREQSVRDAALQPGHLASLVRLIDAGTISGKIAKDLLPDVMEGQDPARLVQERGLNVVTDTGAIDAAIDAAMAADPATVEKVRAGNAKAMNALFGPVMRAMGGKAKPEVVRERLQAKLGL, from the coding sequence ATGTACAGGGCCGTCATCGGGCTGGAAGTCCACCTGCAACTGAAAACGCGCTCCAAGCTGTTCAGCGCGTGCCCGGCGGAGTATCACGGCGCGGAGCCGAACACCTTCACCGATCCCCTTACCCTGGGCCTGCCCGGCACCCTGCCCACCCTCAACCGCGAGGCGGTGGACCTGGCCCTGATGTTCGGCCTGGCGCTGAATTGCGACGTGTCGGGCTTTACCCAGTTTCACCGCAAGAACTACTTCTACCCCGACGCGCCCAAGAACTTTCAGCTCTCGCAGTATGACCGCCCCATCGCGCGGGACGGCTTTCTGGACGTGACCGTGCCGGGCGGTGAGACAAGCCGCGTCCGAATCAAGCGCGCCCACCTTGAGGACGACGCGGGCAAGCTGCTGCACCCCACCTACGCGCCCTACAGCCTGCTGGACCTCAACCGCGCCGGATCGGCCCTGATCGAGATGGTCACCGAGGCCGATATCACCGGGGCAGAGCAGGCCCGCGCCTTTCTAGAGGCGGTGCAGGCCATCGCGCAGTCGCTCGGCGTCAGCGACGCCACGCCGGAAGAAGGCAAGATGCGCTGTGACGTGAACCTCAGCCTGCACAAGCCCGGCGAGCCGTGGGGCACGAAGGTGGAGGTCAAGAACCTCAACTCCTTCCGCTCAGTGGCCCGCGCCATCGAGTTCGAGACGGCCCGGCAGACGCGCGTGCTGGACGCTGGAGGCAAAATTACCCAGGACACCCTGGGCTGGGACGAGGGCGGCCAGAAGGCCTTCGTTATGCGCACCAAAGAGGGCGAGGCCGACTACCGCTACTTCCCCGAGCCGGACCTGCCCCCCCTGAACATCACGCCCGAGTGGGTGGAGCGCATTCGTTCGCAGATGCCCGAGCTGCCCGTGCAGAAGCGGGCGCGTTACGAGGCGGCGGGCGTGCGGGCGGGAGACGCCGAGACGCTGAGCCTGAACGTGCCCCTCTCGCGCTTCTACGACGAGGCGCTATCCACCTCGCCCACTCCCGACGCCCAGAAGCTTGCCAACTGGCTGCTGACCGACGTGGCAGGCTTCCTCGCCGCCCGCGAGCAGAGCGTCCGCGACGCCGCGCTGCAACCCGGTCACCTCGCCTCCCTCGTGCGCCTCATTGACGCGGGCACGATCAGCGGCAAGATTGCCAAAGACCTGCTGCCCGACGTGATGGAGGGCCAGGACCCGGCCCGGTTGGTCCAGGAACGCGGCCTGAACGTGGTGACCGACACGGGCGCGATCGACGCCGCGATCGACGCCGCCATGGCCGCCGACCCCGCCACGGTGGAAAAGGTGCGCGCTGGAAACGCCAAGGCCATGAACGCCCTGTTCGGTCCGGTGATGAGGGCGATGGGCGGCAAGGCCAAGCCCGAAGTCGTGCGCGAACGGCTGCAGGCGAAGCTGGGGCTATGA
- a CDS encoding 2Fe-2S iron-sulfur cluster-binding protein, which yields MTLNSVQITVEGYGTLQAQEGERLVLALERGGVDILHRCGGVARCTTCRVQFTAGEPSTMSLAEHDKLAEKELLGQVRLSCQIVCRGEMGLTPLQTVRSSGLEAGKTPAEEIQPEPEWMPRETVD from the coding sequence ATGACACTGAATTCAGTCCAGATCACGGTGGAAGGGTACGGCACGCTTCAGGCGCAGGAGGGCGAGCGGCTGGTCCTCGCGCTGGAGCGCGGCGGGGTGGACATCTTGCACCGCTGCGGCGGGGTGGCGCGCTGCACCACCTGCCGCGTTCAGTTCACGGCGGGTGAACCCAGCACCATGTCCCTGGCCGAGCACGACAAGCTGGCGGAAAAGGAACTGCTGGGCCAAGTTCGCCTCTCTTGCCAGATCGTTTGCAGGGGCGAGATGGGCCTCACGCCCCTGCAAACGGTGCGCTCCAGCGGCCTCGAAGCGGGCAAGACCCCCGCCGAGGAAATCCAGCCCGAGCCCGAATGGATGCCCCGCGAGACGGTGGACTAG
- the mltG gene encoding endolytic transglycosylase MltG, with product MTRLQGRGTPLWAKLLLGLVVLLLLVAAGIYLFLRGLTEPAGGPTYTLEVKPGDSLSRVAQTLEARRIVKNADALRYVMKQNGTAGSLKEGQYDFNGKMNLYQVADTLAGPARVPSITVTVPEGRRIKDIPAIFEKAGFDRAAIKSALNDASLSRHAGGQQKNLEGFVFPSTYEFRVKENPRDAVKKMVDRMEQEFTAPNVAKAKALGLGVRDWVILGSMVQAEAASNADMPVIAGVFLNRLRDGIPLGSDPTVAYGLGKDLPELDRSAGDFKKDTPYSTYTRQGLPAGPINNPGEAALMSVLNARRKLSDGRDALYFLHAGDGKIYVNHTYDEHLRDDAQHR from the coding sequence ATGACGCGGCTTCAGGGCCGGGGCACGCCCCTGTGGGCCAAGTTGCTGCTGGGGCTTGTGGTCCTTCTTCTCCTCGTGGCGGCGGGCATCTACCTCTTCCTGCGTGGCCTGACCGAGCCCGCTGGGGGCCCGACCTACACGCTGGAGGTCAAGCCCGGTGACAGCCTCTCTAGGGTAGCGCAGACGTTGGAGGCGCGCCGGATCGTAAAAAATGCCGATGCCCTGCGGTACGTCATGAAGCAGAACGGCACGGCGGGCAGCCTGAAGGAAGGGCAGTACGACTTCAACGGCAAGATGAACCTGTATCAGGTGGCCGACACGCTTGCGGGTCCGGCCCGCGTGCCCTCCATCACGGTGACGGTGCCCGAAGGGCGCCGCATCAAGGACATACCCGCCATCTTCGAGAAGGCCGGATTTGACCGCGCTGCCATTAAATCGGCGCTCAACGACGCTTCTCTCAGCCGCCACGCGGGCGGCCAGCAGAAGAACCTCGAAGGCTTCGTGTTTCCCTCCACCTACGAGTTCCGGGTCAAGGAAAACCCCAGGGACGCGGTGAAAAAGATGGTGGACCGCATGGAGCAGGAGTTTACCGCCCCCAACGTGGCGAAGGCCAAGGCCCTGGGTCTGGGTGTGCGCGATTGGGTGATTCTGGGCAGCATGGTGCAGGCCGAGGCGGCCAGCAACGCCGACATGCCGGTGATCGCAGGCGTGTTTCTCAACCGCCTACGCGACGGCATTCCGCTGGGCAGCGACCCCACCGTCGCCTACGGGCTGGGAAAGGACCTGCCGGAGCTCGACCGCAGCGCGGGGGACTTTAAAAAGGACACGCCGTATTCCACCTACACCCGTCAGGGCCTCCCCGCCGGGCCGATCAACAACCCTGGCGAGGCGGCCCTGATGAGCGTGCTCAATGCCAGGCGCAAGCTCTCTGACGGCCGCGACGCCCTGTACTTCCTGCACGCGGGCGACGGCAAAATCTACGTCAACCACACGTATGACGAGCACCTACGGGACGACGCGCAGCACCGCTGA
- a CDS encoding EamA family transporter encodes MKHFFSRIHPLTLAALAPVTWGTTYTVTARLPELGPLTLATVRALLAGMVLLLLVRRLPSGVWWWKSLVLGALNFGLFFATLFVSAQKLPGAVAPTLGAVQPLLVIALSLWWLGERSSGYTFGRALLGLAGVALLVLGPVVALDRVGLIAGFLSVVSTAAGYVLAKKWGAPPSASLLAVTAWQLTAGGLLLLPVAGLIEGPLPTLSGAQYALLAYMVLIATALAYALWFRGIASASPVRASLLSRLSPATAILIDVTLGRTLSVVQWGGLLLIALSFLPERLRAPIAPVLTAEPEGTACPR; translated from the coding sequence ATGAAGCATTTCTTCTCCAGGATCCATCCCCTCACGCTCGCGGCCCTGGCCCCGGTCACCTGGGGAACGACGTATACCGTAACCGCCCGGTTACCGGAGCTGGGGCCACTCACGCTGGCAACGGTGCGGGCGCTCCTGGCGGGAATGGTGCTGCTCCTGCTGGTGCGCCGCCTGCCCTCCGGGGTGTGGTGGTGGAAAAGCCTGGTGCTGGGAGCACTGAATTTTGGGCTGTTCTTCGCAACGCTGTTCGTCTCTGCGCAGAAGTTGCCGGGTGCCGTCGCGCCGACGCTGGGGGCTGTGCAGCCCCTCCTCGTGATTGCCCTTTCACTGTGGTGGCTGGGCGAGCGGTCCAGCGGATACACGTTCGGGCGAGCGCTGCTTGGACTGGCGGGGGTGGCCCTGCTCGTGCTGGGCCCTGTGGTGGCGCTGGACCGGGTGGGGCTGATCGCCGGATTCCTGAGCGTGGTGTCCACGGCGGCGGGTTACGTACTCGCCAAGAAGTGGGGTGCGCCGCCGAGCGCCTCGCTGCTCGCGGTGACGGCGTGGCAACTGACGGCGGGAGGACTGCTCCTGCTGCCCGTTGCCGGGCTGATCGAGGGACCGCTTCCCACGCTGAGCGGCGCCCAGTACGCGCTCCTCGCCTATATGGTCCTGATCGCCACCGCGCTCGCCTACGCCCTGTGGTTCCGGGGCATCGCCTCCGCCTCACCTGTTCGGGCGTCGCTGCTCTCCCGGCTCAGCCCGGCCACCGCCATCCTGATCGACGTGACGCTCGGCCGGACCCTCAGTGTGGTGCAGTGGGGTGGTCTGCTGCTGATCGCCCTGAGCTTTCTGCCTGAGCGTCTGCGTGCGCCCATTGCACCTGTCCTGACGGCGGAACCGGAGGGCACCGCCTGCCCGCGCTAG
- a CDS encoding carbohydrate kinase family protein: MTDRLPLVSLGDLAWDVLAKPDTMLLPGGDTTGRLELSGGGSAANLAVWARRAEHPATFVGKIGRDRFGELATAELQAEGVRAELILSAEHPTGVILALIDRRGQRAMLTGQGADWELLPQDLPVGVLQGAQHLHLTAWSLFRDPPRGAALEAARLAKAAGATLSLDPGSFQMIQQMGRENFLQIVDAVPFDVIFPNDDEARAMSGENDPARALDWLRERYPHALVVLKMDEEGALLEGPGQPRTHVPATDDRLTDATGAGDAFGGAFLAGWLSHGDAVRAARLAVQVGGWVVARFGARPPADAELQARLAAYAVTEVGA, translated from the coding sequence ATGACTGACCGCCTCCCCCTCGTGTCTCTGGGTGACCTCGCCTGGGACGTGCTTGCCAAGCCCGATACCATGCTGCTTCCCGGCGGAGACACCACAGGGCGGCTGGAACTCTCGGGGGGCGGGTCTGCCGCCAACCTCGCCGTGTGGGCCCGCCGCGCGGAGCACCCCGCCACCTTCGTGGGCAAGATCGGCCGCGACCGCTTCGGCGAACTCGCCACCGCCGAACTGCAGGCTGAAGGCGTGCGGGCTGAGCTGATCCTCAGCGCCGAGCACCCTACCGGCGTGATCCTGGCCCTGATTGACCGCCGGGGCCAGCGCGCCATGCTGACCGGCCAGGGCGCAGACTGGGAACTGCTGCCCCAGGACTTGCCTGTGGGGGTCCTCCAAGGTGCGCAGCACCTGCACCTCACCGCCTGGAGCCTCTTCCGCGATCCGCCGCGCGGGGCGGCGCTTGAGGCGGCCCGACTTGCCAAGGCGGCGGGAGCCACGCTCAGCCTCGATCCGGGGAGCTTTCAGATGATCCAGCAGATGGGCCGCGAGAACTTCCTGCAGATTGTGGACGCCGTGCCCTTTGACGTGATCTTTCCCAACGACGACGAGGCCCGCGCCATGAGCGGTGAGAACGACCCCGCGCGGGCCCTGGACTGGCTGCGGGAGCGCTACCCCCACGCCCTCGTGGTGCTGAAGATGGATGAGGAGGGCGCGTTGCTGGAAGGCCCGGGGCAACCCCGCACCCACGTCCCCGCCACCGATGACCGCCTGACCGACGCGACGGGCGCAGGCGACGCCTTTGGAGGCGCGTTCCTGGCCGGATGGCTCAGCCACGGCGACGCGGTGAGGGCCGCCCGCCTCGCCGTGCAGGTGGGGGGCTGGGTGGTGGCCCGCTTCGGTGCGCGGCCTCCCGCTGACGCCGAATTGCAGGCCCGGCTCGCCGCTTACGCCGTCACGGAGGTGGGCGCATGA
- the soxR gene encoding redox-sensitive transcriptional activator SoxR, translating to MTRTFPDVSALWTPGQLSRRSGLAVSALHFYEREGLIRSERTGGNQRRYPRDTLRRLAFIRAAQRVGVPLAQIRAALNTLPGGQTPTAADWAQLSERWQAELDERIAVLTRLRSDLSGCIRCGCLSLERCQLFNPGDAFGAAHGEGSTLLEEAR from the coding sequence ATGACGCGAACTTTCCCCGACGTTTCCGCCCTCTGGACCCCCGGCCAGCTCTCGCGCCGCAGCGGGCTGGCGGTGTCGGCCCTGCACTTCTATGAGCGGGAGGGGCTGATTCGCAGCGAGCGCACCGGGGGCAACCAGCGCCGCTACCCCCGGGATACGCTGCGGCGATTGGCCTTTATCCGTGCGGCCCAGCGCGTCGGCGTGCCGCTGGCGCAGATTCGCGCAGCGCTGAACACCCTGCCCGGCGGGCAGACGCCCACGGCAGCGGACTGGGCGCAGCTCTCCGAGCGCTGGCAGGCCGAGCTGGACGAACGGATCGCCGTACTGACCCGGCTGCGCTCGGACCTGAGCGGCTGCATCCGCTGCGGCTGCCTGTCGCTGGAGCGCTGCCAGTTGTTCAATCCGGGAGACGCTTTCGGGGCCGCGCATGGGGAAGGCAGTACCTTGCTGGAGGAGGCGCGTTGA
- a CDS encoding ATP-binding protein — MTATGKARTLGELLQTPDYAGRAPFDGHLRNVQDEVRANLTRKLRSGEQLFPGVVGYDETVIPQLVNALLARQNFILLGLRGQAKSRILRAITGLLDDAVPVIDGVDMPDDPLNPIGAEGRHLLEAHGLELPIRWLPRNDRYVEKLATPDVTVADLIGDVDPIKAARLGTSLGDTRSMHFGLLPRANRGIFAVNELADLAPKVQVALFNILQEGDVQIKGYPIRLELDVMLVFSANPEDYTARGKIVTPLKDRIGSEIRTHYPSDVRLGMDITAAEAERAEHVVVPEFIAELIEEIAFQAREDGRVDKLSGVSQRLPISLMELASANAERRSLVSGDAAVVRVSDVYSGLPAITGKLELEYEGELKGADVVARDVIRKAAGAVYARRYASMDTRGLEKWFENGNVFRFPQGGDARAAVQSTRDVPGLTDLAVEVADSSDDAVRAAAAEFVLEGLYGRKKLSRAEETYAAPEPEVRRERGGRWN; from the coding sequence ATGACTGCCACAGGGAAAGCGAGAACGCTGGGAGAACTCCTCCAGACACCGGACTACGCGGGCCGCGCGCCCTTCGACGGGCACCTGCGGAACGTACAGGACGAGGTGCGCGCCAACCTCACCCGCAAGCTCCGCAGCGGCGAGCAACTGTTTCCCGGCGTGGTGGGCTACGACGAAACCGTGATCCCACAGTTGGTCAACGCTCTGCTGGCGCGGCAGAACTTCATTCTGCTGGGGTTGCGCGGGCAGGCCAAGAGCCGCATCCTGCGCGCGATCACGGGACTGCTCGACGACGCGGTGCCCGTGATCGACGGCGTGGACATGCCCGACGATCCCCTCAACCCCATCGGAGCGGAGGGCCGTCACCTGCTCGAAGCGCACGGGCTGGAACTGCCTATTCGCTGGCTGCCGAGAAATGACCGCTACGTGGAAAAGCTCGCCACGCCCGATGTGACGGTGGCGGACCTGATCGGCGACGTGGACCCCATCAAGGCCGCCCGACTGGGCACCTCGCTGGGCGACACCCGCTCCATGCACTTCGGCCTGCTGCCGCGCGCCAACCGGGGCATCTTCGCCGTGAACGAACTCGCGGACCTCGCGCCCAAAGTGCAGGTGGCGCTGTTCAACATCCTTCAGGAAGGGGACGTACAGATCAAGGGTTACCCCATTCGCCTCGAACTCGACGTGATGCTGGTCTTTTCGGCGAACCCCGAGGACTACACCGCACGCGGCAAGATCGTTACGCCTCTCAAGGACCGGATTGGCAGTGAGATCCGCACCCACTACCCCAGTGACGTGCGCCTGGGCATGGACATCACCGCAGCGGAGGCCGAACGCGCCGAGCACGTGGTGGTGCCCGAGTTTATCGCCGAGCTGATCGAGGAGATCGCCTTCCAGGCCCGCGAGGACGGCCGGGTGGACAAGCTCAGCGGCGTGTCGCAGCGCCTGCCCATCTCGCTGATGGAACTGGCCTCCGCCAACGCGGAGCGCCGCAGCCTGGTTTCGGGTGACGCCGCCGTGGTGCGCGTCAGTGACGTCTATTCCGGCCTGCCCGCAATCACGGGGAAGCTGGAACTGGAGTACGAGGGCGAACTCAAGGGCGCGGACGTGGTGGCGCGGGACGTGATCCGCAAGGCGGCTGGGGCCGTGTATGCCCGCCGCTACGCGAGCATGGACACGAGGGGTCTGGAAAAGTGGTTCGAGAACGGCAACGTGTTCCGCTTCCCCCAGGGGGGAGACGCGAGGGCCGCGGTGCAGTCCACGCGCGACGTGCCCGGCCTGACCGATCTGGCCGTCGAGGTGGCGGACAGCAGCGACGACGCTGTGCGTGCCGCTGCCGCAGAGTTCGTGCTCGAAGGGCTGTACGGCCGCAAGAAACTCAGCCGCGCTGAGGAGACCTACGCGGCCCCCGAGCCCGAGGTGCGCCGTGAGCGGGGCGGACGCTGGAACTAG
- a CDS encoding VOC family protein gives MNLTPSTHIRIARPSLDLSAAEQFYVQGAGLKVLYRHAGMGEEASLLMLGLPGAGWHLELTRHPVPLVPAPTPDDLLVLYLGEPAPPPSLLERLEAHGGRRVPAFNGYWDTWGLTVQDPDGYRLVLCWRTWQNGAS, from the coding sequence ATGAACCTCACCCCGTCCACCCACATCCGCATCGCGCGGCCCAGCCTGGACCTTTCGGCGGCCGAACAGTTTTATGTCCAGGGTGCGGGGTTGAAGGTGCTGTACCGGCACGCCGGTATGGGGGAGGAAGCCTCGCTGCTCATGCTGGGCCTACCAGGGGCGGGGTGGCACCTGGAGCTCACGCGGCACCCCGTGCCCCTCGTGCCCGCCCCGACGCCCGACGACCTGCTGGTGCTGTACCTGGGTGAGCCCGCGCCCCCACCTTCGCTGCTGGAGCGGCTGGAAGCCCATGGAGGCCGGCGGGTGCCCGCCTTCAATGGGTACTGGGACACCTGGGGATTGACCGTACAGGACCCGGACGGCTACCGCCTGGTGCTGTGCTGGCGGACGTGGCAAAACGGGGCTTCCTGA
- a CDS encoding alpha/beta fold hydrolase — protein MNADQGLKHHHILTNGIRLHYVAAGPEDGPPTVLLHGFPEFWRAWERQIGPLARAGFRVIVPDLRGYNLSEKPPGVGAYRIDTLQRDVSGLIQALGYERANVVGHDWGGIIAWALAIRQPEVVDRLAILNAPHPGASREGFRKPAQWRRSWYIFFFQLPWLPERFLHRFGEWALRGSQPDAYTPQDRELYRQAWDQPGAATAMISYYRALGRSAGAASASDAALQVRVPTLVLWGDQDGALLPELADGLERWVPDVRVVRFPRASHWVMRDEPLRVNNLISEFLSS, from the coding sequence ATGAACGCAGACCAGGGCCTCAAGCACCACCACATCCTCACCAACGGCATTCGGCTGCACTACGTCGCCGCCGGACCCGAGGACGGTCCACCCACCGTATTGCTGCACGGCTTTCCCGAGTTCTGGCGGGCCTGGGAGCGGCAGATCGGGCCGCTGGCACGGGCGGGCTTCCGCGTGATTGTGCCGGACCTGCGGGGCTACAACCTCAGCGAGAAGCCGCCGGGCGTGGGGGCCTACCGGATAGACACGTTGCAGCGAGACGTCTCCGGGCTGATCCAGGCCCTGGGGTACGAACGGGCGAATGTGGTGGGGCACGACTGGGGCGGCATCATCGCGTGGGCACTGGCAATTCGGCAGCCGGAGGTGGTGGACAGACTCGCAATCCTGAACGCGCCGCATCCGGGAGCCAGCCGGGAAGGGTTTCGCAAGCCCGCCCAGTGGCGGCGTTCGTGGTACATCTTCTTCTTTCAACTGCCGTGGCTGCCAGAGCGCTTCTTGCACCGCTTCGGAGAGTGGGCGCTGCGGGGGAGCCAGCCGGACGCCTACACCCCGCAAGACCGCGAGCTGTACCGGCAGGCGTGGGACCAGCCGGGCGCGGCCACCGCGATGATCAGCTATTACCGGGCGCTGGGCCGCTCGGCAGGTGCGGCGAGCGCGAGCGACGCCGCCCTTCAGGTCCGCGTGCCCACCCTGGTGCTGTGGGGTGACCAAGATGGGGCACTGCTGCCCGAACTCGCCGACGGGCTGGAACGCTGGGTGCCGGACGTGCGGGTGGTGCGCTTTCCCCGGGCGAGCCACTGGGTCATGCGCGATGAGCCGCTACGGGTAAACAACCTTATAAGCGAGTTCCTGTCCTCCTGA
- a CDS encoding VOC family protein, with product MHLHALTLYTRDLAAQRDFYAHTLGFPVEAQTSGQVTFRTGSSLLSLVEDATASGFSHLAWDIPPGQVDEAQAWLSPRVRLLHDKTGEKRFLPGERWNTTNLYFEDPDGNILEFAARHHLLPLPAVPGPFGPQEVRHLSEFGLVVPDVNAAVRDLASRFGLFPFNGQSETFTAVGSHEGMFIVVPEGRGWFPVGRPAVPAPFRVTFSGGPHHHRLARASKEVRA from the coding sequence ATGCACCTGCACGCCCTGACCCTGTACACCCGCGACCTCGCTGCCCAGCGCGATTTCTATGCCCATACCCTCGGCTTCCCGGTGGAGGCACAGACCTCGGGGCAGGTCACCTTCCGCACCGGCAGTTCCCTGCTGAGCTTGGTGGAGGACGCCACCGCTTCCGGCTTCTCGCACCTGGCCTGGGACATTCCCCCGGGGCAGGTGGATGAGGCGCAGGCTTGGCTCTCCCCCCGCGTTCGCCTGCTGCACGACAAGACGGGCGAAAAGCGCTTTCTACCGGGCGAGCGCTGGAACACCACCAATCTCTATTTCGAGGACCCGGACGGCAACATTCTGGAATTCGCCGCGCGGCACCATCTCCTCCCTCTGCCCGCCGTACCAGGTCCCTTTGGACCCCAGGAGGTCCGGCACCTCAGCGAGTTCGGCTTGGTGGTTCCGGACGTGAACGCCGCCGTACGTGACCTCGCCTCGCGCTTCGGCCTGTTTCCCTTCAACGGGCAAAGCGAGACTTTCACAGCGGTGGGCAGCCACGAAGGCATGTTCATCGTGGTCCCCGAGGGACGCGGATGGTTTCCGGTCGGGCGGCCCGCCGTGCCCGCGCCCTTCCGGGTCACCTTCTCCGGTGGCCCCCATCACCACCGTCTTGCGCGCGCTTCAAAGGAGGTCCGGGCATGA
- a CDS encoding GGDEF domain-containing protein → MLSGPFDPDDLPGTLTRLYFRVSVPLVALVTAASMYAASGELNPVAVAFLGLLLLTATAHAAVPRAWDWPLRLTFAGLLIVFAVILALFREALGVTAHAVPQGINIVLLLTPLTVVVWSMLFADHPRVGFVLSLSLALAVAVLVERWSAVSPALLGSGTAPLLLAVCLIAQLFGSAVMGLQRRVQLGERQVRLDPLTGLLNRRAFEEVLSAPGPHGVLAVVDVDHFKQVNDQHGHEVGDRVLRVVADVLQQTVDGAGEVYRWGGEEFVVWLPGSSIVAASSLFEGVRREVAGRARVGRRNVTISIGLSESGADQPPQHAFPRADTALRAAKTGGRDQIRAASASWPSA, encoded by the coding sequence ATGCTCTCCGGCCCGTTTGATCCTGACGATCTGCCCGGTACGCTCACCCGGTTGTATTTCCGAGTGAGTGTACCGCTGGTGGCCCTCGTGACGGCCGCGAGCATGTACGCCGCCTCGGGAGAACTCAACCCGGTGGCCGTGGCCTTTCTGGGGTTGCTGCTGCTGACCGCCACGGCCCACGCAGCGGTGCCGCGCGCTTGGGACTGGCCGCTCCGCCTGACCTTCGCGGGCCTCCTCATCGTGTTCGCCGTCATTCTGGCGCTGTTTCGCGAAGCGCTGGGGGTCACGGCGCATGCCGTTCCGCAGGGCATCAACATCGTGCTGCTGCTCACGCCCCTGACAGTGGTGGTCTGGAGCATGCTGTTTGCCGACCATCCCAGGGTGGGGTTCGTCCTGAGCCTGTCGCTCGCCCTGGCGGTGGCGGTGCTGGTCGAGCGCTGGAGTGCTGTCAGTCCGGCCCTGCTGGGCTCAGGCACGGCCCCCCTGCTGCTGGCGGTGTGCCTGATTGCCCAGCTGTTCGGTTCGGCGGTGATGGGACTGCAGCGCCGCGTGCAGCTCGGCGAGCGGCAGGTGCGCCTCGATCCTCTCACCGGCCTGCTGAACCGCCGAGCGTTTGAGGAAGTCCTGTCGGCTCCCGGGCCCCACGGCGTGCTCGCGGTGGTGGACGTCGACCACTTCAAGCAGGTCAACGATCAGCACGGCCATGAGGTCGGAGACCGGGTGCTGCGGGTCGTCGCCGACGTCTTGCAGCAGACGGTGGACGGTGCGGGGGAAGTCTACCGCTGGGGCGGCGAGGAGTTCGTGGTATGGCTGCCCGGCTCATCGATCGTGGCGGCGAGCAGCCTCTTTGAAGGGGTGCGCCGCGAGGTCGCCGGGCGCGCGCGCGTCGGCCGGCGCAACGTTACCATCAGCATCGGCCTCAGCGAGTCGGGGGCCGATCAGCCCCCGCAGCATGCCTTTCCCCGCGCCGACACCGCCCTGCGCGCCGCCAAGACCGGAGGCCGCGATCAGATCCGGGCGGCCTCCGCCTCCTGGCCGTCGGCTTAG